A segment of the Deltaproteobacteria bacterium genome:
ACTGGACCAACTGGACGATATGGCTGAAGAGAAACACCTTGAAAAGATGACGTATCTGACGCTGGGCACTGTATTCTGGATTATTCTGGGACTTTTAACCTGGGCCGTAATAGCCAATTACATATTGTGAAGAGGAAACAATGAAAGGGAGTGACATCAAGGGCCGCTTAAAGACAGACCCCACCGGCAATGTAGGGAGCACCGACCATCAATCACAAGCCGCGTCCTTTGGCTTCTGATTTTCGGTTTGCTTTCTTACGCCGGCAGGAAAATGCATGAAGGGTCGAAGCGTTTTAGCTTAGAATCCTCACCGTCCTCTGCATACGCTTTAGCACCTGTCGCTTGTATCCCGGCAGATTTATATCTATCTCTCCGCCGAGCGTTTGCTGATCGCTGTCCAGATTCAGCAAAACGGCGGCACCTGACTTTCGTAAGCTAACCTTCAGTGTTCCTCCAGCAACAAGGGTCGGTCCGAAGGAAATTTCATGACCGCTTTCAATCCATTCGGGAAAAATGCCGGAACCGATGACGATATGTCGGCCCTCCTCCCGCACGAACATATTGCGCACCATCATCAACCATTCTGCCGCCGCCCAGCCGTGCTGACCGTCCCCCATGCAACCGCCCTTGGTAAAGGGATGGATCGCCTCAGGCCACTGCCCGGTCGGCGAAGCCAGGTCTGCCACAGTTCTCACCAACCGCCGGAAAACCGGGTTGTTGGCCCTTAAAAGGGTTTGAGCAAGGGATAGGGTAAGGTAAATATTGATCCCTGCATGGATCATGTCTTGAAAAAAGGCGTTGGAGTGAAAACAGTTTTCCATCAAGTAGGCGACGGTATTCACGATGTCCGGATCCCCGGGCGCCGTCAGTTGCAGGGGATAGTCCGCGACCAAGGATCCGATGGCACCGGCGTCCATGCGGCGATAGGGCGAAGCTGGGATCCCACCCGGTCGTTTTCTCTCAGGAATCCCCCGAATGCTGTCAAAAATGCACTGTCGGAAATGGGCTGCCTGATCCTTCAGAACGGCATGCTTGCCCGGTAAGTGATGCTCGGTGGCCAGGTATGCCGCCTGGTTCAATCCGGCCAATCCCCAGAAGTCATCCCAGTAATAATAGTCGTTTGGGCCCAGATGTTCCGCGCTAAATCCGGCCGGCAACAAACCGTGATGCGGCACGCCTTCACCGGGCATGGTGCGCTTCTTAGCAATCCATTCCGCACCCTTTAACAAATTTTTCAAGAACGGCTTGTCATAAGCGATTCCGGTGAGTTCATGAAACCTACCGCAAATCCACAGTACCTGCCCGTTGGAGTCCCATTCGCCCTCTTGGGACCGAAAATATCCCGATAGGGTCTGCCTTTCCGGAAACCTTTGAATCACGTTTTTGACTCGCTCCGGCAGGTTGATACCCAGAAGCGCATTGAGCATGAAACAGGCATCCCGGAACCAAAATCGCTTGTACGTATAAGGACCCGGATAAATTTCCCCGGCACTCAACAAGAGCACGGTCCGGACAGCTGCGTCATAGAGAAATTGAATCCTGCTGTCCGGCACCCGTAGCTGAGCGGATCTAGCAACCCATGTTTGCCAGTTTTCATGTGATGGGGCTTCAACGGGGGACGCGGGGTCTGCTTTTTTGGCGGAAGTGTTCTCCAGCGGTGCGGTAACGGTCAGATCGACGCTTTCCCGCTCTTTAATGGGGAACAAGGCTGCACCCGTGGCCATACCGATTTCACAAAAGACCGAGCTCTCGTTCTGTACATCGTCCAAATTGTTTGCGACATCACCCTTCTCATAGGTGGAAAAAAGTACCTTTTCGGGCTTCCGACTCAGCTGGAGGTTGGTCGCTTTATTGACTCGGAAACAACCCCGCTCGCGATCATAGTCGATCTCATCGATAAACTGCACCCCCTCCGGATTGTATGGGCGCAACGACAAAACCAGCCACCCGCCTTTTTTCGCAAATCCACGGGCGTGGACACAGATCTTAAATCCCTGCGGGCTCTCGGCAACCCACACGGTTGTCTCAAGCCGCAAGCCCGACGCCTCGGTGTGTGTGGATACGTTAATCTGTTCACTTTCCAAGTCCATGCTCTGCTTTGCACCGTCGACTTTTGCGGGCACCAACAACTGTTTGCCGGATAGAATCCAAAAGTCGACAGACCATCCATCGAGGTAGGGGGTTATCAGCCCTCTGGGATCGACAATGGGATAATGAGGCATCTCCGGATGTCCCACAGCGGTCCAGTTGCGGTGGGTCAAATTGATGTGACTAAATGCAAATCCCCTGGGAATAAAGGATCGATCGTTGGGCTTGAATTGTTTAACGATCCAGAACGGCCAGACCCAGTCCAGATTGTACTGGATCACCCGTGTGTTGATCAGGCCCCTGGCATGAAAAATCACACCGGCTCGCAACAATTCAATGGGTTCGTGCACCTCCGAAGGGTGTCCAAAGCGACGCAGCCTGGCGATCAAGGTAAACGGATCAATAAAGCCATAGCTTCGGACCGCCTTTTTGATGATGAATTTCCAAGGCAACCACTTTTTTAACCACATTTTTTATCTCCTGATCACGTCAACTGATTGTATCTCTTGCGAACTTTTCGGCTGATAAAAAGGGGACAGGCGTTTTTTCATTGTCTGTCCCAATACAGCGTGGCAGGTTCAGGAGCCTCACGACACACACATGTCTGGGAAAAGTTTTAGCATGAGCTCAATACCCTTCACGGAAAGATCAATCCATCTCATTGATCCCGGCAACGTCCTCCTTATTGCTCGTCGTCTGAAAAATGCTTTCTGCTTTTTCACTCACCAGCTCCCATTCCGCGCGACAGGCATGCAAAAATTTATCCCAGGGATCAAGGGGACGGGCGTTAGGCCCTTTTTCACCCCCGACGGCATCTCCAACATACGCATACAATTCTGACAGTTTATCTGCGCTTCTTTTCCGGCTAAATTTCTGGGCGGTTTTTCTGGCATGCTGCGACCATTTGGTTACATCTTTCGGCATGCCGACAATCCAAGCCAGCGCGTCGGAAAAACGCTCCACAGAGGCGCTACCTTCGAGCAAGCTTCCGTTCCGCCCATCGCGGATCACCTCGCGGGCACCAGGCGCGTCCAATGCTATCACTGGAACACCGGCAGCCATTGCTTCGGTTAAAACCATTCCCTGGGTTTCGGTTTGGGACGCAAAGGCAAATAGATTCATGGCATGGTAGGCGTCCACAAGGGTTTGTCCGGTCAGACTGCCTGTAATGGTCAAACGATCCTCAAACGCCTTCTTTTTTAAGATATTGAGAATCCTTTCCTGGCTGGGGCCTTCACCCACCACTAAAAAGTACATATTCGCATGATTTTCCATGGTTCGGGCAATTGCCCGCGTCAGGTAATCT
Coding sequences within it:
- a CDS encoding glycosyltransferase, which translates into the protein MFTNTYLPHVGGVARSISTFTQDLRNAGHEVMIVAPTFPGHEMHDEMDAGVFRVPAIQNFNGSDFSVRIPIPFLIDEQIEAFCPDIIHSHHPYLMGDAALRSARRRNLPLIFTHHTLYEEYTHYIAENPEKMKRFAAFLATNYANLCDAVVAPSESVKNLIIERGVSVPVSEIPTGVDVSFFGNGNGNVFRKKHRIPSTSFVIGHVGRLAPEKNLDYLTRAIARTMENHANMYFLVVGEGPSQERILNILKKKAFEDRLTITGSLTGQTLVDAYHAMNLFAFASQTETQGMVLTEAMAAGVPVIALDAPGAREVIRDGRNGSLLEGSASVERFSDALAWIVGMPKDVTKWSQHARKTAQKFSRKRSADKLSELYAYVGDAVGGEKGPNARPLDPWDKFLHACRAEWELVSEKAESIFQTTSNKEDVAGINEMD